A stretch of DNA from Prinia subflava isolate CZ2003 ecotype Zambia chromosome 9, Cam_Psub_1.2, whole genome shotgun sequence:
GTGGAGTGAACTGATGCGAAGAGTTACTATTTCCAACCCTCTCACCTGTGCATCCCAGACCATCTGGCTACACAAAACCCTCACTCTACATTTGCCACAGACTAGGATATACTGCTGCACAAACACAGTTTTGAGTAGACTTTAAAAGGGCAATTCACTTAAATAATCTGAATAAATTCACTGGTAAGACTCAGTACTCATTAAGAACCTTCATTCTTTAGGAACTCCCTTGAACAGCAGCAAGCTTTTCATAATTTATTCTTCTCAGTCGTTAAACAAATAGAACCAAGCCAGAAACAGTATCAGTATACAGACAACCTGAATGTGTTTAAATGCATACAGACTTGACTTCAAACTGACAGGCTTACCTTCAAATCATGTGAGCAGGTAAATTTGTTAAGTAAGGCAGTTTGGATTAGTTCCCACCGACTTCCAGCAGTTCTATCTCCATTCTTTGAAGTAAAAGTCCAAAACAAAGTCAAATTAAGTTATTCAAAACATAAAGACACATTTATTGTCATCTGTAAAGCTGGTAAGTGAAAAGACTGAGTATATTTAATAGAGGCTATAAGAATTCTTTGTTTCTGAGTCAAGTATCAATAACCATTGTGGAGTTTTTACACCAGGACACATTTGCTGATTCTATTCACCCTAGTCTGAAGTATTTCAGTGGATATGTTTAAGTCCCAAGCAGTGACAAGAAATATCAGACCAACAAAGCATGCAGGGCTGATTTCTGCAATTGTTCTAGCAGAACAACAGTCAGATACACCTCACTATCAGCAATACCTGACACAGTATTATAATCACACTGTGCTTACTAATTCATTCACATCTCTTGAAATTGCAAAttgccacacacacaaaatatataacatataaaTATGTAAGTAAATAATAATGTTTATAGGGAGTTCAAGTTTACATTCTATATATATACCATCAAATCATTGGTTAAGCAAAACAATTACCAGGACAAAAACCAGTCTTCTGCTCTGTCTGAAGCATCATGACCCAAAATCCAGTTTTTCAGACTTGATTTTCTAATTCCATAGTCAGTCATAGACAATTGAGCAAATGCAGTAAACCGAAAACTCATCTATGTGGAAACAAACTTATTTGATCACAtagctgtaaatattttatcttaCCTCATCCTCTACAGGGTATAAATTTTGTTCTGAGCAGGGCATTTTAACGTGCTTGTTATCCCACAAATCTTTGTAGTGAGTTGGAAAAGGTTTAGGTACCTCTCCTTCCCTCAGAAGATCTACCTGTAACACAGAaggacaggggaaaaaaaatcagactctACTTTCAAgtttttaaatggaagaaataaaaagtaagcaaaaatacagtttaaaaagcTCTCATCTACAGTCATCCTTTCTGGAAAGCGGAAAGCTACAAACTGGCCACATGAcagctcagaaaaagaaatccatctGTTAATCTTATAATATACTGTTGAAAAGAAGGCCACCTTAACACACTCAAATAAAGGTAATATATTCAATTACTATATATCCAACCACCAGCTAAAAATTTCCTCGTTTATCAATTTAGGTATCTGCATATTTTCATTCAAGTATATTCAAAATGTTGTCACAAAGGTAACCACAGTCATGTGcagaaatagtatttttaaacCAACACTGAAAGGGATGAGGAATCATTACAGATAGAGCAATATCTCAAGCTTACTCCACAGAACAAtaggaaagtaaaaaaaaaaaaaaagaacaccaaaTTCTTAAAGACTTAATTTGCTATTCAGCCCTCTAGCAGCAATAAGTCTCTCAGAATATGTATTTGAACTCAATGTGCTTGGGATTTATCCATCGTCCCAGAGTTTTCTGGTCATGTTTTGTTCCAATAATAACTGGATTGCATACTACTCCAAAGGATTAAAGGAAAACGTATCAGATTTGATCTAAAATGCAGTAGTAAAATTGCAAGAAACTCTGCTtcattctttgtcttttccataTTTTGACTATCTTGAGCCTTTTGTATCTCTTGAACCCAAATCAGAAtcacattaaaatgaaaacatagcATGCAAATGTTGGAAGTACCACTTTTACCCGTAGACATATTTAAATTCCCAAACTTTATAACTCAGTCAAGGAAGCATTCACAacaccccacaaaacaaaaatacttgcTCCTAACAAGATAGAGGCAGCAAAACCATTATTATGTTTCTTCTGGATCTTAATATCCTAATTCTATGCACCAGAatgtcgctgtgagcctcgctCAAAAAGAGACACGGAccaggaatttgggagagcagaggcgcagcagcagagaatctcctgctttgtttatcactcctattatatacttttagctgggtgcccatggattggagagcagtattcccacctctcaaccacattggtcaaagggactgtcacatagtcattcctctccaaggataagaatgtgaaaacactggtaatatttataaatatgatctccttgtttacatgaacgagcgtgagaaggtgcacacttctactttagtatgaacgctcagaaaactaggagaatctcatggtgacaccaGAACAGCCAATTTTCAGGAAAATCAGCTGCCCCAGTCCACTTGCAAGGAATGGCAAGAAACAGTACAAGCAGGATGCCAGAATGTAAGACTGACACACGGCATTTCATCCTGCTGCACCCTCGAGGCAGAGCTCTGGCGGGGCAGTGCAGAGCGTTACTGTACCCTGACGGTGACGGTGTGGCTGCCTGAGGGCCGCAGGTGAGGCAGGCGCGCCGCGCACGCCGGCGTCCTTCTCATCTCCTCCATCGGCGTTCCAAACCACTTCTTGTTGGCTGGCAGAGGAGGTGGGGTATATCTAGCAACTTTCCTTCCTGGCCTCTGGGGTTTGAATTCacacttttctttcctgctgtgaAAATACAAtgcattgaaatattttatttccactgAAGAAAACTGATGGGCAAGTACACAAACTTCCAGCCCAGGGTTACAATAATAGCAGCCAGTTTATTTGCCAGCCTTTGCTGCAGCCTAAGGCCAAAGCTTTATTTGGGGAGAACTCCCAGCATCACCAACCTTCCCCTCCCCAAGACACACAAGTACGTGTCTACCAAAACACTCCTCTCTACAGGCTGACAAAACCCTTCACGGAACTGCGGTGGGTTAGCAAAGCAGGGtattcctctgcagagctccctcccAACAGAATCTGTTTATCCATGGACAATGACCCAGTAAAGATGTGCAGAACTACTTTCTTGCCCTACTTGAAGGACCTGAGTGAAGTCAAAGAATTGCATGTTATACCAAAATACAGACTCCCTTTGTTCCTGTTCCCCCGCTTAGATGCTTATTCACTTTCTCAGCTCCAGTGAAATCAAAGGTGTTCAGAGCAGAGATTATCCTTTTGTCCTTCCACAACACCTGGCATGCAGAGTCCTCTGTCATCCTCAGGGCTCCTGTTTCCATTGCTGCAGTGTAATCACCAGTCCTTCTCTCTCCCAATTTATGACTAGagccaaacaaaacaaaccaaaaaaacccacccaaacccagaaatatcaacaaaaaaccccaaacatctcTACAACTGCTCTCAAAAGTGAGCATGTCTATTTTTCCATGTCTATGTCAATTAAAGCATCAATAGCATTGATAGTTCAACAAAACAGATTCACTATTTTCAACAGATCAAACTAATAAGAATTTTAAGAATTGTACTGGACAAACATACCCTTCAAAAACCCCGCAAATAGCCCCcttaaaaataagttatttcAATCTTAGGTCAGTTGTCTTTGtatcttaaaatacattttgcaaaaCTCTATACAATCCAGCCTGTGAAATTCTGTCACCAAAGAGGAAATTTCCAAGCATGAAAAAACCAGATGAAGAAGCAGACAGAAAGCTACCTTTTCTCCTCAACTTTAGGTATCCTCATGAAGTGAGAAGTGATTTTGGAGTCTCTCTTCACACTCTGTTTTGCACCTTTGCATTCTGatgatggagcaggagagatcCCAGGTGCCTTTGTATGCAGACTGTCCTCTTTAACAGAATTATCCACTTCCTCAAAGCTTTCACAGCCCTTGGCAGAAAAACGTGATTTCCTTGACTCCAATTCAGCATCCCCATATTGAATTCTAAAAGATTTGTTTACAGGTTTTGACATATTGATCTCCTCTCGTTCATCCAGAAATGGACTTGTTTCTTCATCAGCCTCTGACCCATGGCAGCTATTTTTAGAATTATCCACATCCATCGGTGACTCTGGTTCACTTTCTTTCTCAAAAGCAGGCGAGTCCCCTGAACTGCTCTGACATTTGCTCAGCTTGCCAGGCCCTCCAAGATCAGATACACAGGCATCACAACCAGCATCTGACAGGGGACTTTCTGGAACTACATCCCCTTCCTCTTGCTCACCCATTAAACAGACAGAGTTGCAACTCTTCAGCTTCTGAGAATTGCATGAAGCCACTTGTGCATCTGTCTCGACATCTTTTGAAGGTTTTGAATTTCCTGCTTTTGAAGGCCGGCCTGCTGATAACTTCCTCTGAGTCCAAGTGGCACTGCTTTcttcacagcctctctgcttGCCAGCTTTGTGCATCTGATCAATGTTGGCATTTTTAAAGAGGTCTGCAGACTGAGGGTCCTTCACAGGATCTGTATCTAAGACTGCATCTTTGTCCTCAGCCTCCCAGTTACACATGCTGCCTGTCTGAGGCAAATTTCCATGCTTTGCACCAACTTCCACAGATATTTTTGCATAATTTTGCTGACCAGTATTCTCTAGCTTTTTCACATCATGCTCACAAAAGTTCTCTTTTTTAATGGAAGTCATCTTAGGATTTGCTTCAGTATTGTTATTAATTTTGCTGTGTAAGCTGTGGAAAAGAAGTAAGGGAATTCAGTGTCTTACTTTCAAATGGAATTTCTgtacatatttttttaaggaacaaTGATAAACAACAGAAAGTACAGATTTTTATTCATTCTACTCTGTAAGTGAGCACTACCAGGAGCAACAGGTTTTATTGCACTGAGGACTGTAGCTCAGTAGCAACCTACTTCCATTTAAAGGCTCCAAAGGATGATCAACCAGCTGCTTACCTCAGGAATCTATTCCAGTCATTCATTATCCTTATCTTCAAATCTAAACCTTATGATGCTATTATTTAGCTATTTTctccagatggaaaaaaaaaccagaaggtGTGATAAAGTCCTCCATAACTCATTTTTATCCATTAAATACAGTGAGCAAGGAAATCACAGGTTTTATGGCCATTCCCTCAGAGCTACAAATTCATCAAAGAAGAGGACACAGCAGTCCATAGTCTCCTATTACTCCTTTACTTATAAACAGCTCATGACTTCAAAAAACCTCCATACAAAAGCTCAAGTCtaaaacacatttcaaacaGATAATAAAAACTAAAAGACACATTGAATCAGGAAGTTTTTAAGAGATAAACAACCTGATTTGTCCTCATGTaaggcaggacaggacagaagTATGTCCTGATGATTACACAGGGAAATGAAGTGAGTTTTGTATGACCAGATGTCAAAGTCATTTCACATTTACATCCTAATTTATGTGTCAGTGTGTTGATAAAGAACATTACTTAGAGGAcatatgaatattaaaaaaaccccagagtaGGCTTGGTTAATACACCACTCTGAACAGCATCTTCTCCTGAATGTATTGTTACAACACTGTATACTCCCAATGAAAACTGAGCACATCAAACTCTGTATGTCTGTCACTGCCCAGTTTCCCATTTACACTAAAtaagaaaatacacatttacCACACCATCCTAAATTCAGCCACATTTTAATAGACTACAGATTCCTGAAGGCATTAACTTTCTCCATGAATAGTAACAGATCCTCTTCTGAAAATACCGCTCAGCATAGGAAGAGATGATTGCTTGGAGCTTCATCCACAGGGTGACTATTTGATaacaaaaggattttaaagGGTTTTATTTCACAATAATTTAACTTCCCATGTATGCATTTATTCCTGCAAATTTTGATGAACAAAAATGAGTTACGATACTGCTGCCATCTCAATGACTCTTCGAAGTTACTGACAATATCTGCTGCCAACTTGAGAAATTAAAACTAAcacaaatttaaattaaaattgagATGTTAACTGCAATAGAAAGGCACATGAAACGTTCACGCAACAAATCTGATTCTTAAAGCTGCCTAGGCTCTAATCTGTcagcagggatggagaagggCATAGAAGAGCAATACTCTAAagagaatttaaataaaatgaaataattcattCCCTCCTTAAGAATCCTCTTAACATCCTTGATTTAGTGGAACCTGTAAGCCTGTAATTAGCCCTGCATACTTCTGTATTAATCATTACCACAAATTCTCCCAGCTATTTTTGACACTTCTTGGactttaatttgtatttattagcaaacatcaaagaaaaatgaaccaGCACATTTACAACTGCAACTACAGAAATATAATATCTGATATTCCTCTGCACCAGACAGTTAAATTCTTTGGAGTATAACTTTAAGGCAGCCTTGCAATCACTGCTCCTGACAGACCACATTAGCCAAAAATATCAAACTTTACCTAATACCATTCAGGAGATAAATTTGTaacatttttcataaaaaaacctcaatgCACATTTGAGCACCTGTAAATGTGGCTGTAATTAAATCAAGCTCCATATGTTTAAACTACAATTGCAGCCCAATGAGACAAaccaaaacagatttttgtctGTAAATTAACAAGTGAGTTGGTTGCAGGAGTATCAGTGCAAATCTGCACTGATTTAGTGCTCTACATCAAACAAAAGTGAAAGCAGAGCTTGACCACAGACATTGCCTGATATTACAACTAAACTGATCCAGCATTGGGCTGCCACTGGAAGCAACACTCCCACCTTGCCTTCCCTTGCTCCAGGTTCCCACCTTTTGCTGTACACGAACAGATGTATTTATTCACCTGAACAGTGACGTGCTTCAGGAACCTACGTCAGCAATAAGTGTGGGCTTGGGTGTTCAGAGAGGATGGCAGGGGGACCAGTTAGCTGTTAGTAGCGGAAGTATCAGTTACTCAAGAGGCTGTGCCAAGgtcagggaagcagcagaaatggGGCTGCCTCCATTTAGCCAGCTGTACTGGCAACCTGCACTTCCAGCTCCCACCAGGCCCTCACAGAACACAACTTCTGAACAGgcttgtgttgtgttttttacCTTCTGGACTCCGTTGTCTTGGGTCCTTTATTCTCCAGCCAACTGGTAATTGTCCGCTGTTTACACACTGAAAAACCACAGTTCACCGTTATTACATGGAACGTGATAAAACTGCAACATCATTGCATATGAAAAAGATATCTTGTACTGGGTAAAGATAAAAACATCTTCAATTAGGCCCTCGTTAGCATGTCTACTATAGGGAGCATCCAGACACTAGCAGTATTAAAACTCCATGTGATGCAATAT
This window harbors:
- the PARG gene encoding poly(ADP-ribose) glycohydrolase isoform X1 — encoded protein: MSAGCGREPPRKRARPGPGSPGGGSQGERQEGPGGSSSATAVGNKVCKQRTITSWLENKGPKTTESRSLHSKINNNTEANPKMTSIKKENFCEHDVKKLENTGQQNYAKISVEVGAKHGNLPQTGSMCNWEAEDKDAVLDTDPVKDPQSADLFKNANIDQMHKAGKQRGCEESSATWTQRKLSAGRPSKAGNSKPSKDVETDAQVASCNSQKLKSCNSVCLMGEQEEGDVVPESPLSDAGCDACVSDLGGPGKLSKCQSSSGDSPAFEKESEPESPMDVDNSKNSCHGSEADEETSPFLDEREEINMSKPVNKSFRIQYGDAELESRKSRFSAKGCESFEEVDNSVKEDSLHTKAPGISPAPSSECKGAKQSVKRDSKITSHFMRIPKVEEKSRKEKCEFKPQRPGRKVARYTPPPLPANKKWFGTPMEEMRRTPACAARLPHLRPSGSHTVTVRVDLLREGEVPKPFPTHYKDLWDNKHVKMPCSEQNLYPVEDENGDRTAGSRWELIQTALLNKFTCSHDLKEAILRYNVAYSKKWDFTALSDFCEKVLEDAEAQHLFQSILPDMVKLALCLPSICTQPIPLLKQKMNHSITMSQEQIASFLANAFFCTFPRRNAKMKSEYSSYPDINFNRLFEGRSPRKPEKLKTLFCYFRRVTEKKPTGLVTFTRQCLQEFPDWERSQKKLSRLHVTHEGTIESNGQGMLQVDFANRFVGGGVTGAGLVQEEIRFLINPELIVSRLITEVLDHNECLIITGTEQYSEYTGYAETYRWARSHEDKTPRDEWQRRYTEIVAIDAFHFRRFLDQFGPEKIRRELNKAYCGFSRPNVPPQHLSAIATGNWGCGAFGGDSRLKALIQILAAAEAGRDIVYFTFGDVELMRDIYSMHTFLCEKGQTVGDIYRLLLRYYNEQCRNCSTSGPDVKLYSFIYNTIESYADSTDDDDEDEEKGLCFED
- the PARG gene encoding poly(ADP-ribose) glycohydrolase isoform X2; protein product: MSAGCGREPPRKRARPGPGSPGGGSQGERQEGPGGSSSATAVGNKVCKQRTITSWLENKGPKTTESRSLHSKINNNTEANPKMTSIKKENFCEHDVKKLENTGQQNYAKISVEVGAKHGNLPQTGSMCNWEAEDKDAVLDTDPVKDPQSADLFKNANIDQMHKAGKQRGCEESSATWTQRKLSAGRPSKAGNSKPSKDVETDAQVASCNSQKLKSCNSVCLMGEQEEGDVVPESPLSDAGCDACVSDLGGPGKLSKCQSSSGDSPAFEKESEPESPMDVDNSKNSCHGSEADEETSPFLDEREEINMSKPVNKSFRIQYGDAELESRKSRFSAKGCESFEEVDNSVKEDSLHTKAPGISPAPSSECKGAKQSVKRDSKITSHFMRIPKVEEKRKEKCEFKPQRPGRKVARYTPPPLPANKKWFGTPMEEMRRTPACAARLPHLRPSGSHTVTVRVDLLREGEVPKPFPTHYKDLWDNKHVKMPCSEQNLYPVEDENGDRTAGSRWELIQTALLNKFTCSHDLKEAILRYNVAYSKKWDFTALSDFCEKVLEDAEAQHLFQSILPDMVKLALCLPSICTQPIPLLKQKMNHSITMSQEQIASFLANAFFCTFPRRNAKMKSEYSSYPDINFNRLFEGRSPRKPEKLKTLFCYFRRVTEKKPTGLVTFTRQCLQEFPDWERSQKKLSRLHVTHEGTIESNGQGMLQVDFANRFVGGGVTGAGLVQEEIRFLINPELIVSRLITEVLDHNECLIITGTEQYSEYTGYAETYRWARSHEDKTPRDEWQRRYTEIVAIDAFHFRRFLDQFGPEKIRRELNKAYCGFSRPNVPPQHLSAIATGNWGCGAFGGDSRLKALIQILAAAEAGRDIVYFTFGDVELMRDIYSMHTFLCEKGQTVGDIYRLLLRYYNEQCRNCSTSGPDVKLYSFIYNTIESYADSTDDDDEDEEKGLCFED